Proteins encoded by one window of Blautia faecicola:
- the truA gene encoding tRNA pseudouridine(38-40) synthase TruA has protein sequence MNYLLTIEYEGTRYEGWQRQKKTTQTIQGKLEQVLSRMTEKEIEIDGAGRTDAGVHAKNQTASVHLAKKWDPKEILQYMNQYLPEDICVKSVEQVSERFHARLWAEGKCYSYRIGTDEQKSVFDRKFRYHLGETLDVEAMRRAAQDLVGTHDFKSFCGNPKMKKSTVRTITDIVIEESEHEIRIVYTGNGFLQYMVRILTGTLIEVGQHRRDADSMPELLERMERKFAGVTAPAEGLCLERVFYSKK, from the coding sequence ATGAATTATTTGCTGACGATAGAATATGAAGGAACCCGTTACGAAGGATGGCAGAGACAGAAGAAAACCACGCAGACGATTCAGGGAAAGCTGGAACAGGTATTATCCAGAATGACAGAAAAAGAGATTGAGATCGACGGAGCAGGGCGGACGGATGCCGGGGTTCATGCGAAGAATCAGACAGCCAGTGTGCATCTGGCAAAGAAATGGGATCCGAAGGAGATTTTGCAATATATGAATCAGTATCTGCCGGAAGATATCTGTGTAAAGTCCGTGGAACAGGTATCGGAACGGTTTCATGCAAGGCTCTGGGCGGAAGGAAAATGTTATTCTTACCGGATTGGAACGGATGAGCAGAAATCGGTGTTTGACCGGAAGTTTCGGTATCATCTGGGGGAAACTCTGGATGTAGAGGCGATGCGCCGGGCAGCACAGGATCTGGTGGGAACCCATGATTTTAAATCGTTTTGTGGCAATCCGAAGATGAAGAAATCCACGGTGCGGACGATTACGGATATAGTGATTGAAGAGTCGGAGCATGAGATACGGATTGTGTATACGGGAAATGGGTTTCTTCAGTATATGGTCAGAATCTTAACCGGAACTTTGATTGAGGTGGGGCAGCATAGGAGGGATGCGGACAGTATGCCGGAGCTGCTTGAGAGGATGGAGCGGAAGTTTGCGGGCGTTACGGCGCCGGCAGAGGGGCTGTGTCTTGAACGCGTATTTTATTCAAAAAAATAG